One segment of Candidatus Eisenbacteria bacterium DNA contains the following:
- a CDS encoding HPP family protein produces MTRAPSGPPAPQGTPLFRLVALGSRMRFGYRVRSAGNRGTAILLFTFLSAATALAIITLAAYRTRFPLLFPPLGPSAFILFYAPLSASASPRSVVLAHGLSLFSGLAALAVVGALRPEAGLHNPLVMNGSRVAAIALAMGAAAAGMIVLRAAHPPAAATALLAAMGFMNEPVKSIGLLAAVLLLVAQAFLFNRVLGGLPYPIWRADPETIRGGGVLAGIPEEGTNFWSRRADRIFRSRRP; encoded by the coding sequence AGCCGGATGCGTTTCGGCTACCGCGTTCGGAGCGCCGGGAACCGCGGGACCGCGATCCTCCTTTTCACGTTTCTCTCCGCCGCCACGGCCCTGGCGATCATCACACTGGCCGCGTACCGGACCCGCTTCCCTCTCCTCTTCCCGCCCCTCGGTCCGTCGGCGTTCATCCTTTTCTACGCGCCTCTCTCGGCGAGCGCCTCTCCGCGGAGCGTGGTCCTCGCCCACGGCCTCTCCCTGTTTTCCGGTCTCGCGGCGCTCGCCGTCGTCGGCGCGCTCCGACCGGAGGCGGGGCTCCATAATCCTTTGGTTATGAACGGTTCGCGCGTGGCGGCGATCGCCCTCGCCATGGGCGCGGCCGCCGCGGGGATGATCGTCCTTCGCGCCGCGCACCCGCCCGCCGCGGCGACGGCCCTCCTCGCCGCCATGGGCTTCATGAACGAACCGGTCAAATCGATCGGGCTCCTCGCCGCCGTGCTCCTGCTCGTGGCCCAGGCCTTCCTCTTCAATCGGGTTCTCGGCGGCCTCCCCTATCCGATCTGGCGCGCCGACCCGGAGACGATCCGCGGCGGGGGCGTGCTGGCCGGCATTCCGGAGGAGGGGACCAATTTCTGGAGCCGCCGCGCCGACCGGATCTTCCGGTCCCGCCGCCCCTGA